The Flavobacterium psychrophilum genome includes a region encoding these proteins:
- a CDS encoding peptide-N-glycosidase: MKQLFALAVLLVSFFSYSQKKPNAIKVTYQKVNMGTPVEENNPILVFSNSENSRISSKSILDNKAEFPIEQLVINYTDNSYINIAKLSTDKSVATRDSLSLKKQSFELLPDTKTILGYKCKKARTIINSNTIEVWYTNELGLKGSPSLLGQNLGLVLETIRNGNYVVTAIKVEKLRDASTYLDIIPKNIKLIDMVTHRDMIWKARFTTIEVFKDEVINFSDASKSNDSILRFANGTIILKKVKFPEIKPGSQTYVELTEQSNGDAYDRTGSVFAIPADEEHSFFNGLKNGITALPLYENGNGKKYYGVTLDGNYTPLLELIRFFTPFGIKRYNHVKLKDKMWHDIVPYREEISELQSKLSNKEYWIGTFIGNYDKGGHKINLSITIHQDNNLNNKSNFVLPLFNTTNVMEMAQQDYGTMFSSDNGLEVNFVLDKNIKNATLRYITTGHGGWEAGDEFVPKKNTILLDGQQAFAFIPWRQDCGSYRLFNPVSGNFDNGLSSSDYSRSNWCPGTVTNPEFISLGDLKAGKHTIIVKIPQGASEGNYFSAWNVSGVLIGNE; the protein is encoded by the coding sequence ATGAAGCAGCTTTTTGCCTTAGCAGTACTTTTAGTTTCCTTTTTTAGCTATTCCCAAAAAAAGCCAAATGCCATTAAGGTAACGTATCAAAAGGTAAACATGGGTACTCCGGTTGAAGAAAACAATCCTATTCTCGTTTTTTCAAATTCAGAAAATTCAAGGATAAGCAGTAAATCTATTCTTGACAACAAAGCTGAATTCCCAATTGAACAACTCGTAATAAACTATACTGATAACTCATACATTAATATAGCAAAACTAAGTACCGACAAAAGCGTAGCAACACGTGATAGTTTATCGCTAAAAAAGCAATCGTTCGAATTACTTCCTGATACTAAAACAATTTTAGGTTATAAATGCAAAAAAGCTAGGACAATAATAAACTCGAATACGATTGAAGTCTGGTACACAAATGAGTTAGGGTTAAAAGGATCGCCATCTTTACTAGGCCAAAACCTTGGACTTGTGCTGGAAACCATCCGCAATGGAAACTATGTTGTAACCGCTATAAAAGTTGAAAAGCTTAGGGATGCTTCCACTTATCTCGACATCATTCCTAAAAATATTAAGTTAATCGATATGGTCACGCACAGGGATATGATCTGGAAAGCCAGATTTACAACTATAGAAGTTTTTAAAGATGAAGTGATTAATTTTTCGGATGCATCAAAATCAAATGACAGTATCTTACGATTTGCAAATGGTACTATTATCCTTAAAAAAGTAAAATTCCCCGAAATAAAACCGGGAAGCCAAACTTACGTTGAGCTTACTGAACAGTCTAACGGAGACGCCTACGACAGAACAGGATCTGTTTTTGCAATTCCTGCAGATGAAGAGCATTCTTTTTTCAACGGATTAAAAAACGGTATCACGGCATTGCCTTTATATGAAAATGGCAACGGAAAGAAATATTATGGCGTGACGTTAGATGGCAATTATACTCCTCTTTTGGAATTGATACGATTTTTTACCCCTTTTGGAATAAAGCGATACAACCACGTAAAGCTTAAAGATAAAATGTGGCATGACATAGTTCCTTACAGGGAAGAAATTTCAGAGCTGCAATCAAAACTTAGTAATAAAGAATACTGGATAGGAACGTTCATTGGCAATTATGATAAAGGCGGACACAAAATAAACCTGTCTATAACTATACATCAAGACAACAACCTAAACAACAAATCTAATTTTGTATTACCATTGTTTAACACAACCAATGTTATGGAAATGGCACAGCAGGACTACGGAACCATGTTTAGCAGCGACAACGGCCTTGAAGTAAATTTCGTTTTGGATAAAAATATTAAGAATGCAACTTTACGCTATATCACGACCGGACACGGCGGATGGGAAGCAGGTGATGAATTTGTACCTAAAAAGAATACTATATTATTGGATGGACAACAGGCTTTTGCTTTTATTCCATGGAGACAGGATTGTGGATCCTACCGATTATTCAATCCGGTATCAGGAAATTTTGATAATGGTCTTTCATCTTCAGACTACAGCCGTTCTAACTGGTGCCCAGGAACTGTAACCAACCCTGAATTTATAAGCCTGGGTGACCTCAAAGCAGGCAAACACACTATAATAGTAAAAATTCCTCAGGGAGCCTCAGAAGGCAATTACTTTAGTGCCTGGAATGTTTCGGGAGTTTTGATAGGCAATGAATAG
- a CDS encoding cystathionine beta-synthase encodes MKYAKNILETIGNTPMVKLNKLTEGIEALVLAKVETFNPGNSVKDRMAVKMIEDAEADGRLKPGGTIIEGTSGNTGMGLALGAIVKGYKLICVISDKQSKEKMDILRAVGARVVVCPTDVEPTDPRSYYSVSKRLAEETPNSWYVNQYDNLSNTAAHYEQTAPEIWEQTDGKITHFVVGVGTGGTISGVAKYLKERNPNIKIWGIDTYGSVFKKYHETGIFDENEIYSYITEGIGEDILPKNVDFSLIDGFTKVTDKDAAVYTRRLALEEGIFVGNSAGAAIKGVLQLKDEFKPGDVVVVLFHDSGSRYVGKMFNDDWMRERGFLDEELTKAEDLIKDHSDKPLVIVRTEELVSHAIERLRKYKISQIPVIDTNGFVGSIDETDLFRSYVEDKDIAEKPIREIMGKPYPVVRANTSIEEISKLINKDNQAVLVDLGNGKHHIITKHDIISSIK; translated from the coding sequence ATGAAATACGCAAAAAATATACTTGAGACCATAGGTAATACGCCAATGGTAAAACTTAATAAGCTAACAGAAGGTATAGAGGCTCTTGTGCTGGCTAAAGTAGAAACTTTTAATCCGGGTAATTCTGTTAAAGACAGGATGGCTGTCAAGATGATTGAAGACGCAGAAGCTGATGGAAGGCTCAAGCCGGGAGGTACTATTATTGAAGGAACATCTGGTAATACCGGAATGGGGCTTGCTTTAGGTGCTATTGTAAAAGGGTACAAGCTTATTTGCGTTATTTCGGATAAGCAATCGAAAGAAAAAATGGATATCCTTCGTGCTGTAGGTGCCAGGGTTGTTGTTTGTCCTACTGATGTAGAGCCAACTGATCCGCGTTCATATTATTCGGTTTCTAAAAGACTTGCTGAAGAAACTCCAAATTCATGGTATGTGAATCAGTATGATAACCTATCTAATACCGCAGCACATTACGAGCAGACTGCTCCGGAAATTTGGGAACAGACGGATGGCAAGATTACGCATTTTGTTGTAGGAGTGGGAACGGGAGGTACTATATCCGGCGTTGCAAAGTATTTAAAAGAAAGAAACCCAAATATTAAAATTTGGGGTATAGATACTTACGGCTCAGTGTTTAAGAAATACCACGAGACCGGTATTTTTGATGAAAACGAAATATACTCTTATATTACAGAAGGTATAGGTGAAGATATTCTTCCGAAAAATGTTGATTTTTCACTTATAGATGGTTTTACAAAAGTAACAGATAAAGATGCTGCTGTATATACACGAAGGCTTGCTCTTGAGGAGGGCATCTTCGTAGGTAACTCTGCCGGAGCTGCGATTAAAGGTGTGCTCCAGCTTAAAGATGAATTTAAACCTGGTGATGTAGTTGTAGTTCTTTTCCACGATAGCGGAAGCCGTTACGTAGGTAAAATGTTTAACGATGACTGGATGCGCGAGCGTGGTTTCCTTGATGAGGAACTTACTAAAGCGGAAGACTTAATTAAAGATCACTCTGATAAACCACTTGTAATTGTGCGAACTGAAGAACTGGTTTCTCACGCTATAGAACGCCTTCGTAAATACAAGATATCTCAAATACCGGTTATAGATACTAACGGTTTTGTTGGTTCTATTGATGAGACGGATCTTTTCAGAAGTTATGTGGAAGACAAAGATATTGCAGAAAAACCGATCCGCGAGATAATGGGTAAACCTTATCCTGTTGTAAGAGCTAATACTTCTATCGAAGAAATATCAAAACTGATTAATAAAGACAATCAGGCGGTATTAGTAGATTTAGGAAATGGTAAGCATCATATTATTACCAAACATGATATTATCAGCTCAATAAAATAA
- a CDS encoding DNA polymerase III subunit epsilon, whose protein sequence is MIMNFTAIDFETATGYAHSACAVGLVTVENGVIVEEYHTLIQPPDNEYWYRNIMVHGIKPVETMHLPTFDDLFPEIRQRIFGRKLIAHNESFDRSVLTKTMRYYGLYYDELELADKWECTCKIYKAKGYKPANLKACSDRNGIQLNHHEALSDARACAKLYMLHNGQLELL, encoded by the coding sequence CTGATTATGAATTTTACAGCTATAGATTTTGAGACTGCAACAGGGTACGCACACAGTGCCTGCGCTGTTGGCCTTGTTACCGTAGAGAACGGGGTTATAGTTGAAGAATACCACACGCTTATTCAGCCGCCGGATAATGAATATTGGTACCGTAATATTATGGTTCATGGCATCAAGCCCGTAGAAACAATGCATCTGCCAACCTTTGATGATCTTTTTCCTGAAATAAGGCAACGCATATTTGGCAGAAAGCTGATTGCTCACAATGAATCTTTTGATCGTAGCGTGCTTACTAAAACTATGCGGTACTATGGTTTGTATTACGATGAACTGGAGTTAGCCGATAAATGGGAATGCACGTGCAAAATATATAAAGCAAAAGGCTATAAACCTGCAAACTTAAAAGCTTGCAGTGATCGTAACGGTATTCAGCTAAATCACCATGAGGCATTGTCTGATGCACGCGCCTGTGCTAAGTTGTATATGCTGCATAACGGACAGCTTGAATTGCTGTAA